One Pyrococcus furiosus DSM 3638 genomic region harbors:
- the shyA gene encoding NAD(P)-dependent hydrogenase/sulfhydrogenase 2 subunit alpha, with protein sequence MIIELDEFTRVEGNGKAEIVIENGEVKDARVKIVEGPRFFEILTLGRDYWDVPDLEARICAICYIAHSVASVRAIEKALGIDVPESVEKLRELALWGEIIESHALHLYLLALPDVFGYPDAISMIPRHGELVKEGLTIKAFGNAIRELIGGREIHGINIKPGGFGRYPSEEELEKIAEHSKSLIKFARRIVGIFASQEAGGAVGEVLMATSDYLWGDELIINGERVQYYEVDEVPVGYSFAKHSYYKGNPVFVGALPRLLLKGESIEGEAARMLEEYRDKLESKYVIYNNLAQAIELLYALERVPQLVEEILSEGIERGNGEISQESGEGVGYVEAPRGVLVHHYRIENGKVVWSNTITPTAFNQRLMELSLLEEAKRLYGSESEENMKKRLEVIVRAFDPCISCSVHFVKL encoded by the coding sequence ATGATAATCGAGCTTGATGAGTTTACTAGGGTAGAGGGGAATGGAAAGGCAGAGATAGTAATTGAAAACGGTGAGGTTAAGGATGCTAGGGTAAAAATCGTAGAAGGCCCAAGGTTTTTTGAGATTTTGACCTTGGGAAGAGATTATTGGGATGTTCCAGATTTAGAGGCCAGAATATGCGCCATCTGTTACATAGCTCATTCGGTGGCCTCTGTTAGAGCAATAGAAAAGGCCCTAGGAATAGATGTTCCCGAGAGCGTGGAAAAGCTTAGGGAATTAGCTCTTTGGGGAGAGATAATTGAGAGCCATGCACTCCACCTCTACCTCCTTGCCCTCCCAGATGTCTTTGGCTACCCAGATGCTATTTCCATGATACCGAGGCATGGAGAGTTAGTTAAGGAAGGTTTGACAATAAAAGCGTTTGGAAATGCCATCAGAGAGCTAATTGGTGGGAGGGAAATTCACGGAATAAACATAAAGCCTGGAGGTTTTGGAAGGTATCCGAGTGAAGAGGAACTTGAAAAGATTGCCGAGCATTCAAAATCTTTAATAAAGTTTGCCAGGAGGATAGTTGGAATCTTCGCTTCCCAGGAGGCGGGAGGAGCTGTTGGTGAAGTTCTAATGGCTACTTCAGACTACTTGTGGGGTGATGAACTAATCATTAATGGAGAGAGAGTCCAATATTATGAAGTGGACGAGGTTCCAGTCGGATACAGCTTTGCAAAGCACTCTTACTACAAAGGAAACCCCGTGTTTGTCGGTGCTCTTCCCAGGTTGCTCTTAAAGGGAGAGTCAATAGAAGGAGAAGCGGCGAGAATGTTGGAGGAGTATAGGGATAAGTTGGAGAGCAAGTATGTAATCTACAACAATCTGGCCCAGGCCATAGAACTTCTCTATGCCTTGGAGAGAGTTCCCCAATTAGTTGAAGAAATACTCAGTGAAGGCATTGAAAGAGGAAATGGTGAGATTTCCCAGGAGAGCGGAGAAGGAGTTGGATATGTGGAGGCCCCAAGGGGAGTCTTAGTTCACCACTACAGAATTGAGAACGGTAAAGTTGTGTGGTCAAATACAATAACTCCAACGGCATTCAACCAGCGCTTAATGGAGTTAAGCCTTCTAGAGGAGGCAAAGAGGCTTTATGGCTCTGAGTCTGAAGAAAATATGAAGAAGAGACTTGAGGTAATTGTAAGGGCCTTTGACCCGTGTATCTCCTGTTCAGTGCACTTCGTCAAGCTTTAA
- the thiM gene encoding hydroxyethylthiazole kinase: MISVGEALAKVRERKPLVHNITNFVVMNTTANALLALGASPVMAHAEEELEEMVRIADSVVVNIGTLDKFWINSMIKAAKLAKEYGKPLVLDPVGAGATRLRTKTALEVLKIGATIVKGNFGEISALLGEEGKTRGVDSSTYDPERAKELALAVAEEFSTIVAVTGKVDYVSDGKRVYAVYNGHELLGRVTGTGCIVAALTGAFVAVNDPLTSAVSSLVVFEVAAEKAAEEAKAPGTFHAKLYDWLYLLTPEDVERLKKIEVVKV, from the coding sequence ATGATTAGCGTCGGGGAGGCCTTAGCTAAGGTTAGGGAAAGAAAGCCCCTAGTCCACAACATTACAAACTTCGTAGTTATGAACACCACAGCGAACGCTCTCCTTGCCCTTGGAGCATCTCCAGTCATGGCACATGCAGAAGAAGAGCTCGAAGAGATGGTAAGGATTGCTGATTCAGTAGTCGTGAACATCGGAACTCTCGACAAATTCTGGATAAATTCTATGATCAAAGCAGCAAAACTAGCCAAAGAATATGGGAAACCCCTTGTACTAGATCCAGTAGGAGCCGGTGCAACGAGACTTAGGACGAAGACAGCTCTAGAGGTACTAAAAATAGGAGCTACCATAGTCAAGGGGAACTTTGGAGAGATATCCGCTCTGCTAGGAGAGGAAGGAAAAACTAGGGGAGTGGACTCCTCCACATATGACCCAGAGAGAGCAAAAGAATTGGCATTGGCTGTAGCTGAGGAATTTTCCACAATTGTTGCCGTTACTGGTAAAGTAGACTATGTAAGCGATGGTAAAAGAGTTTATGCAGTCTATAATGGCCACGAGCTTCTTGGAAGGGTTACGGGAACAGGATGTATAGTAGCGGCACTTACTGGAGCCTTCGTTGCAGTAAATGATCCGCTAACTTCAGCTGTCTCATCCTTGGTTGTCTTTGAAGTAGCAGCTGAAAAAGCAGCTGAAGAGGCAAAAGCCCCTGGAACTTTCCATGCTAAGCTCTACGACTGGCTCTACTTGCTAACCCCAGAGGATGTAGAAAGGCTAAAGAAAATTGAGGTGGTAAAAGTATGA
- the thiE gene encoding thiamine phosphate synthase, translating into MNLRNKLKLYVITDRRLKPEVESVREALEGGATAIQMRIKNAPTREMYEIGKTLRQLTREYDALFFVDDRVDVALAVDADGVQLGPEDMPIEVAKEIAPNLIIGASVYSLEEALEAEKKGADYLGAGSVFPTKTKEDARVIGLEGLRKIVESVKIPVVAIGGINKDNAREVLKTGVDGIAVISAVMGAEDVRKATEELRKIVEEVLG; encoded by the coding sequence ATGAACCTAAGGAACAAGCTGAAGCTCTACGTTATAACAGACAGAAGACTCAAGCCCGAAGTTGAGAGTGTAAGGGAAGCCCTGGAAGGAGGGGCTACTGCAATTCAGATGAGGATAAAGAACGCCCCAACAAGAGAAATGTATGAGATTGGAAAGACTTTAAGACAATTAACCAGGGAATACGACGCCCTTTTCTTCGTCGATGATAGGGTAGATGTAGCTTTAGCTGTCGATGCCGATGGAGTTCAGCTGGGGCCCGAGGACATGCCAATAGAAGTAGCTAAGGAAATAGCACCCAATCTAATTATAGGAGCATCTGTATACTCCCTTGAAGAGGCCCTGGAAGCTGAGAAAAAGGGAGCTGACTACTTAGGAGCTGGCTCCGTCTTTCCAACTAAGACAAAGGAAGATGCGAGAGTTATAGGCCTAGAGGGATTGAGAAAGATAGTTGAGAGCGTTAAAATTCCCGTAGTTGCAATAGGAGGAATAAATAAAGATAATGCGAGAGAAGTTCTCAAGACTGGAGTTGACGGAATAGCCGTAATATCCGCTGTTATGGGTGCTGAAGATGTTAGAAAGGCTACAGAGGAGTTAAGAAAAATCGTAGAGGAGGTTTTAGGATGA
- the gcvT gene encoding glycine cleavage system aminomethyltransferase GcvT, translating to MAKRVHLFDWHKEHAKKIEEFAGWEMPIWYSSIKEEHLAVRNAVGVFDVSHMGEILFKGKDALKFLQYTTTNDISKPPAISGTYTLVLNERGAIKDETLVFNMGNNEYLMICDADAFEKLYAWFTYLKKTIEQFTKLDLEIELKTYDIAMFAVQGPKARDLAMDLFGIDINEMWWFQGRWVELDGIKMLLSRSGYTGENGFEVYIEDLNPYHPDEEKRGKPEKALHVWERILEEGQKYGIKPAGLGARDTLRLEAGYTLYGNDTKELQLLSTDIDEVTPLQANLEFAIYWDKDFIGKDALLKQKEKGLGRKLVHFKMLEKSVPREGYKVYANGELIGEVTSGTLSPLLNIGIGIAFVKEEYAKPGVEIEIDIRGTRKKAITVTPPFYDPKKYGLFREE from the coding sequence ATGGCAAAAAGGGTTCACCTGTTTGATTGGCACAAGGAGCATGCAAAGAAGATAGAAGAGTTTGCAGGTTGGGAAATGCCAATATGGTATTCAAGCATAAAGGAGGAGCATTTAGCTGTGAGAAATGCGGTGGGAGTTTTTGACGTTTCTCATATGGGAGAAATACTATTCAAGGGCAAAGATGCCCTTAAGTTCCTACAATATACCACAACAAACGATATTAGTAAGCCTCCCGCAATAAGTGGGACTTACACCTTAGTTCTAAATGAGAGGGGAGCAATAAAGGATGAGACCCTAGTGTTTAACATGGGCAACAATGAATACCTAATGATTTGTGACGCAGACGCATTCGAAAAGCTTTACGCCTGGTTTACCTATCTAAAGAAGACTATAGAGCAGTTTACAAAGCTTGATCTCGAGATAGAGCTCAAGACCTATGATATAGCCATGTTCGCAGTTCAGGGGCCCAAAGCTAGAGATTTAGCAATGGATCTCTTTGGCATAGATATAAACGAGATGTGGTGGTTCCAGGGGAGATGGGTTGAGCTTGATGGAATAAAGATGCTCCTCTCAAGGAGTGGATATACGGGAGAGAATGGATTTGAGGTTTACATAGAGGACTTGAACCCCTACCACCCAGATGAGGAGAAGAGAGGTAAGCCCGAAAAGGCTCTTCATGTCTGGGAGAGGATACTTGAAGAGGGACAAAAATACGGAATAAAACCTGCTGGACTAGGAGCTAGAGACACTCTGAGACTTGAGGCGGGATACACTCTTTATGGAAACGACACAAAGGAGCTCCAACTTCTAAGCACTGACATAGATGAGGTAACCCCCCTACAAGCAAACTTGGAATTTGCTATCTACTGGGACAAGGACTTCATTGGAAAGGATGCCCTCCTTAAGCAGAAGGAGAAAGGCCTAGGGAGGAAGCTCGTCCACTTTAAGATGCTTGAAAAAAGCGTGCCAAGAGAAGGATACAAGGTTTATGCAAATGGAGAGCTCATAGGAGAGGTAACCAGCGGAACATTGTCTCCTCTTCTGAACATTGGAATAGGGATAGCATTTGTTAAGGAGGAGTATGCAAAACCAGGAGTTGAGATTGAAATCGACATAAGAGGAACAAGAAAGAAAGCCATAACGGTAACTCCTCCTTTCTATGATCCAAAGAAGTATGGGCTGTTTAGAGAGGAGTGA
- a CDS encoding TenA family protein — translation MFSEELIKENENIWRRFLPHKFLIEMAENTIKKENFEKWLVNDYYFVKNALRFMALLMAKAPDDLLPFFAESIYYISKELEMFEKKAQELGISLNGEIDWRAKSYVNYLLSVASLGSFLEGFTALYCEEKAYYEAWKWVRENLKERSPYQEFINHWSSQEFGEYVKRIEKILNSLAEKHGEFEKERAREVFKEVSKFELIFWDIAYGGEGNV, via the coding sequence ATGTTTTCTGAAGAGCTCATTAAAGAGAATGAGAATATATGGAGGAGGTTCCTCCCTCACAAATTTCTCATAGAGATGGCAGAAAATACCATAAAAAAGGAGAATTTCGAGAAATGGCTGGTCAACGATTACTATTTTGTGAAGAATGCTCTAAGGTTCATGGCACTGTTAATGGCAAAAGCTCCCGATGACCTTCTTCCCTTTTTCGCGGAGTCAATATACTACATTTCAAAAGAGCTGGAGATGTTTGAGAAAAAGGCCCAGGAATTGGGAATTTCTTTAAATGGAGAGATTGACTGGAGGGCTAAATCCTATGTAAACTATCTCCTCAGTGTTGCCTCCCTGGGAAGCTTTCTAGAAGGCTTCACAGCCCTTTACTGCGAAGAAAAAGCTTATTACGAAGCATGGAAATGGGTCAGAGAAAATTTAAAGGAAAGAAGCCCATATCAAGAGTTTATAAACCACTGGAGTTCCCAGGAGTTCGGAGAATATGTAAAAAGGATTGAGAAAATTCTCAATTCTTTGGCCGAAAAGCACGGAGAATTTGAGAAAGAGAGGGCAAGAGAAGTGTTTAAAGAGGTTTCAAAGTTCGAGTTGATATTCTGGGATATAGCCTATGGAGGTGAAGGGAATGTATGA
- the tenA gene encoding thiaminase II, with protein MITARLREEATEIWEKIFKHDFVAQLYEGTLPLDKFKFYILQDFNYLVGLSRALAVIASKAEYPLMAEILELARAEITTEMKNYEDLLNKLGFTLKDAIKVEPTLVNSAYMDFMLSTAYRGSVVEGLTALLPCFWSYAEIAEYHREKLERNPVKIYREWGEVYLSEEYLKLVKRLREIIDSQGGEYEKLKRIFITGSKFELAFWDMAWRGGDVF; from the coding sequence ATGATAACGGCTAGGCTTAGAGAAGAGGCCACTGAAATATGGGAAAAGATATTTAAGCACGATTTTGTAGCTCAGCTTTACGAGGGAACACTTCCCCTTGACAAGTTCAAGTTCTACATCCTTCAAGACTTCAACTATTTGGTTGGTCTCTCAAGAGCCTTGGCAGTAATAGCCTCAAAAGCCGAATATCCCCTTATGGCAGAAATACTCGAGCTAGCAAGGGCTGAGATAACAACTGAGATGAAAAACTATGAGGACTTGCTAAATAAACTTGGCTTTACACTCAAAGATGCGATTAAGGTTGAGCCTACCCTAGTGAACTCCGCCTACATGGACTTCATGCTCTCAACTGCTTACAGGGGAAGTGTGGTTGAAGGGTTGACAGCTCTTCTTCCATGCTTTTGGAGTTATGCAGAGATTGCCGAATACCATAGAGAAAAGCTGGAGAGAAACCCAGTAAAGATTTATCGCGAGTGGGGGGAGGTTTACCTTAGCGAAGAATATCTGAAGTTAGTCAAAAGGCTGAGGGAAATAATAGATTCCCAGGGAGGAGAATACGAGAAGCTTAAAAGAATCTTCATCACTGGAAGCAAGTTTGAGCTCGCGTTCTGGGATATGGCCTGGAGGGGTGGCGATGTTTTCTGA
- the cytX gene encoding putative hydroxymethylpyrimidine transporter CytX, whose translation MYDIKPVKERIFDFWSNFSIWFGADFGIAVIWAGALLTPYLSLKEALLVIILGHLLGNAVMSLIAVEGQRTGLPTMVLSRAPLGGKGSVLPSILNYLQLIGWTAIMLIVGGKALDVIFPGTYRLWILILGILVTLWTLSGPERWRWLEKLSVVLLGILSVWLLYVIFSKYSFSELWNRPGEGGLPLLIALDLVIAMPLSWAPTIADYSRMAKSERDAAWGTYLGHLAGSAFCYFLGALSNIAVKQPDPISIIATYGLGIPAMLMVLVSTLNTTFMDIYSAAITWKNINPRANAKTQVILVGVLGTLLALVFPVDKYESFLLLIGGAFVPLAAIMITDFFLVNKGRYEVESLLEDRKVKVRGIISWLIGFLLYLGLTMEALIGVKVPVLSDLGNSIGASIPVFLISAIIYYLLERWGE comes from the coding sequence ATGTATGATATTAAACCTGTTAAGGAGAGAATATTCGACTTCTGGAGCAACTTTTCAATATGGTTTGGCGCTGATTTTGGAATAGCAGTAATATGGGCCGGAGCACTGTTAACCCCATATCTCTCGCTTAAAGAGGCCCTCCTTGTTATAATCCTTGGCCACCTCCTGGGAAATGCAGTAATGAGCTTAATAGCTGTAGAGGGGCAAAGAACAGGACTTCCAACCATGGTTCTCTCGAGGGCTCCCTTAGGTGGTAAAGGTTCAGTTCTACCGTCTATCTTGAACTATCTCCAGCTCATAGGATGGACAGCGATAATGTTGATAGTGGGTGGAAAGGCCTTAGATGTAATATTCCCAGGGACTTACAGGTTATGGATATTGATACTGGGTATATTGGTTACACTGTGGACCCTTTCTGGACCTGAGAGATGGAGATGGCTTGAAAAGCTTTCAGTAGTCCTCCTGGGAATATTGAGCGTTTGGCTTCTCTATGTGATATTCTCCAAATACTCATTCTCAGAACTTTGGAACAGGCCAGGAGAGGGAGGGTTGCCATTGTTAATAGCCCTCGACCTTGTAATAGCGATGCCCCTAAGCTGGGCTCCAACGATAGCAGATTATTCAAGAATGGCGAAGAGTGAGAGAGATGCAGCCTGGGGAACTTACCTCGGCCACTTAGCCGGTTCAGCCTTCTGTTACTTCCTGGGAGCCTTGAGCAACATAGCTGTTAAGCAACCAGATCCAATAAGCATAATAGCCACTTACGGCCTTGGAATTCCAGCTATGCTAATGGTCCTTGTCTCAACATTGAACACAACCTTCATGGACATATATTCTGCAGCAATAACGTGGAAGAATATAAACCCGAGAGCAAACGCAAAAACCCAGGTAATATTGGTTGGTGTCCTGGGAACTCTGCTAGCCTTAGTGTTCCCAGTAGATAAGTACGAGTCCTTCCTTCTGCTAATAGGAGGAGCATTCGTCCCATTAGCTGCAATAATGATAACGGACTTCTTCCTTGTAAATAAGGGAAGGTATGAAGTTGAGTCACTCCTCGAAGATAGGAAAGTCAAGGTAAGAGGAATAATCAGTTGGCTAATTGGGTTCCTCCTCTACCTGGGACTCACAATGGAGGCCTTAATTGGAGTGAAAGTACCAGTCTTAAGCGATTTAGGCAACTCAATAGGAGCAAGCATTCCAGTCTTTTTGATCTCTGCCATAATATATTACCTCCTTGAGAGGTGGGGAGAATGA
- a CDS encoding bifunctional hydroxymethylpyrimidine kinase/phosphomethylpyrimidine kinase, translating into MKRLVKTALTIAGSDSGGGAGIEADLKTFTAFGVHGLVAITSVTAQNTQAVTAIHDIPPEVVAEQIRAVAEDIGVDAAKTGMLSNAEIIKAVAKTVKNYDFPLVVDPVMIAKSGAPLLREDAVDALIKYILPLATLVTPNRFEAEKLSGMKIRSVEDAKIVAKKIAEETGAEAVIVKGGHIEGEEAVDVLYHNGTFREYRAPKVEGCTHGTGCSFSAAITANLAKGLGLEEAIEVAKKFITLGIAMGHRIGHGHCPVNQSAWIEIPAEKWRIYEELTNAVREFESINPVRLIPEVGTNFVYSLPLPYARSTKDVAGVKGRIVKYGNSVKAVGPVEFGASDHLARAVLTYMRFYPEYRSAINIRYSREIIEEIIEIAQERGFKVSFYDRREEPEEIKAKEGATIPWGIETAIKRIKERPDIIYHLGDVGKEPMILVFGRNPREVLEKIKMLI; encoded by the coding sequence ATGAAAAGGTTAGTGAAGACTGCCCTCACAATTGCTGGGAGCGATAGTGGTGGAGGAGCGGGAATTGAGGCGGATCTAAAAACCTTTACAGCCTTTGGAGTCCACGGCCTAGTTGCCATAACCTCAGTTACTGCCCAAAACACCCAAGCAGTTACGGCAATCCACGATATTCCTCCAGAAGTTGTGGCAGAGCAGATAAGGGCCGTGGCCGAAGATATAGGGGTTGATGCCGCAAAGACAGGAATGCTAAGCAATGCTGAGATAATTAAAGCAGTGGCAAAGACCGTGAAAAACTACGACTTTCCACTCGTAGTTGATCCAGTAATGATAGCTAAGAGCGGAGCTCCCCTCCTTAGAGAGGACGCGGTAGATGCTTTAATCAAGTACATTCTCCCCTTGGCAACGCTTGTAACCCCAAACAGGTTCGAGGCAGAAAAGCTGAGCGGGATGAAAATTAGAAGCGTTGAGGATGCAAAGATAGTTGCGAAGAAAATCGCAGAGGAAACTGGAGCAGAGGCAGTGATAGTTAAGGGAGGACACATTGAGGGAGAGGAGGCAGTTGACGTTCTCTACCACAATGGAACTTTTAGGGAGTATAGAGCCCCAAAAGTTGAAGGTTGCACTCACGGTACTGGATGTAGCTTCTCCGCTGCCATAACAGCAAACCTAGCGAAAGGTTTGGGATTAGAAGAGGCAATAGAAGTTGCGAAGAAGTTCATAACCTTGGGCATAGCTATGGGCCACAGGATAGGACATGGTCATTGCCCAGTGAATCAATCAGCTTGGATAGAGATTCCTGCAGAGAAGTGGAGAATTTATGAAGAGTTAACGAATGCAGTGAGAGAATTCGAAAGCATTAATCCAGTAAGGCTAATTCCAGAGGTGGGAACTAACTTCGTCTACTCACTTCCACTTCCCTACGCCAGAAGCACTAAAGACGTTGCGGGGGTTAAGGGGAGAATCGTCAAGTACGGAAACTCAGTAAAGGCCGTGGGCCCTGTTGAGTTTGGAGCAAGCGACCACCTAGCTAGGGCTGTCCTCACTTACATGAGATTCTACCCAGAGTACAGGAGTGCCATAAACATTAGATACTCCAGAGAAATAATAGAAGAAATAATAGAGATAGCCCAGGAGAGGGGATTCAAAGTTTCATTCTACGATAGAAGAGAGGAACCAGAGGAGATAAAGGCCAAAGAAGGAGCAACGATACCTTGGGGAATAGAGACCGCGATAAAGAGGATAAAAGAAAGGCCCGACATCATCTATCACCTAGGGGATGTAGGAAAGGAGCCAATGATATTGGTGTTTGGTAGAAATCCAAGGGAAGTCCTTGAAAAAATAAAGATGTTAATTTAA
- the pepQ gene encoding Xaa-Pro dipeptidase PepQ: MKERLEKLVKFMDENSIDRVFIAKPVNVYYFSGTSPLGGGYIIVDGDEATLYVPELEYEMAKEESKLPVVKFKKFDEIYEILKNTETLGIEGTLSYSMVENFKEKSNVKEFKKIDDVIKDLRIIKTKEEIEIIEKACEIADKAVMAAIEEITEGKREREVAAKVEYLMKMNGAEKPAFDTIIASGHRSALPHGVASDKRIERGDLVVIDLGALYNHYNSDITRTIVVGSPNEKQREIYEIVLEAQKRAVEAAKPGMTAKELDSIAREIIKEYGYGDYFIHSLGHGVGLEIHEWPRISQYDETVLKEGMVITIEPGIYIPKLGGVRIEDTVLITENGAKRLTKTERELL; the protein is encoded by the coding sequence ATGAAAGAAAGACTTGAAAAATTAGTTAAGTTTATGGACGAAAACTCAATCGATAGAGTTTTCATAGCAAAGCCCGTGAACGTTTACTACTTCTCTGGAACTTCTCCCCTGGGAGGGGGATACATAATAGTTGACGGTGATGAAGCCACTCTTTACGTTCCAGAATTAGAATATGAGATGGCAAAAGAGGAAAGTAAGTTGCCAGTTGTAAAGTTCAAGAAGTTTGATGAGATTTATGAAATCCTAAAAAATACTGAGACTCTTGGAATTGAGGGAACGCTCTCCTATTCTATGGTGGAGAACTTTAAGGAGAAGTCCAATGTTAAGGAATTTAAGAAGATTGATGACGTGATAAAGGATCTTAGGATCATCAAGACAAAAGAGGAGATAGAGATCATAGAGAAGGCCTGTGAAATTGCTGACAAAGCAGTTATGGCTGCCATTGAGGAGATAACAGAGGGGAAGAGGGAGAGGGAAGTTGCGGCAAAGGTGGAATATCTAATGAAGATGAATGGGGCAGAGAAGCCCGCATTTGACACAATAATTGCAAGCGGCCATAGATCAGCCCTCCCCCATGGAGTCGCAAGTGACAAGAGGATAGAGAGGGGCGATTTAGTTGTTATTGATCTTGGAGCACTCTACAACCACTACAATTCAGACATTACTAGAACAATTGTTGTAGGCTCCCCCAACGAAAAGCAGCGGGAAATTTATGAGATAGTTTTAGAGGCACAGAAGAGAGCAGTTGAAGCTGCAAAGCCTGGAATGACTGCAAAGGAGCTCGACTCTATAGCTAGAGAAATAATCAAGGAATATGGCTACGGAGATTACTTCATCCACAGTCTAGGCCATGGTGTTGGACTTGAGATTCATGAGTGGCCGAGGATTAGCCAGTACGACGAGACCGTGCTAAAGGAGGGCATGGTCATAACGATAGAGCCTGGCATATACATTCCGAAGCTTGGTGGAGTTAGAATTGAGGACACGGTTCTCATAACAGAAAACGGAGCCAAGAGGTTAACAAAAACCGAAAGAGAGCTACTCTGA
- a CDS encoding DUF257 domain-containing protein, with the protein MNDTIFELMDSIRFGETALIEYSSSFIPEFALLKIAEYARAKNLPLIIDDNFDTFPLIITHLKVLGIREDILNSKNVYVIKTGGKKKVGNVIAHIKDVEEPRIYIQEYKKGLQQLSNIEKFINVVLGLEKLFMIMKNPLEVYLSIMDIQKYLGNKKRKAFYIMNVNLLNSINPLLKFEFERVASLIGEVRVVHSTAYVKILKCMNPRLVGNEITVDVGDEL; encoded by the coding sequence ATGAATGATACTATTTTTGAACTTATGGATTCAATAAGGTTCGGCGAAACAGCTCTTATAGAGTACAGCTCTTCCTTCATTCCCGAATTTGCTCTCCTAAAGATAGCCGAATATGCAAGGGCCAAAAACCTCCCACTAATTATAGATGATAACTTTGACACGTTCCCACTTATAATAACTCACCTAAAAGTTCTTGGGATAAGAGAGGACATTCTAAATTCTAAAAATGTTTACGTGATAAAGACGGGAGGAAAGAAGAAGGTTGGGAACGTTATAGCCCACATAAAGGATGTTGAGGAGCCCAGGATATATATCCAGGAGTACAAAAAAGGACTTCAACAACTTTCAAACATTGAAAAGTTTATAAACGTTGTACTTGGTCTCGAGAAGCTGTTTATGATAATGAAAAACCCTCTCGAAGTTTATCTTTCCATTATGGACATTCAAAAGTACCTTGGAAACAAGAAAAGAAAGGCCTTTTATATAATGAATGTCAACCTTCTTAACTCCATAAACCCACTACTCAAGTTTGAATTTGAAAGAGTTGCAAGCTTAATAGGAGAGGTTAGAGTGGTTCACTCAACGGCCTACGTTAAGATTCTCAAGTGCATGAATCCCAGGTTAGTGGGAAATGAAATAACAGTTGACGTGGGGGATGAGCTATGA
- a CDS encoding DUF257 domain-containing protein, with protein sequence MTLRLLNDFVKDKLFGETVLVENNSYLGVETLLFVIFKLGEELNVPILVEDVLDTFSIYKKHLEMLGLKTPENIKILKIGGSEEGKGVVKRIPFDFDISRYLLEYGKSFEDVSPKEKFIDLVFGLDRFFILIDNLIDTAKLLNSIKNYIHNENRTAFYFIEANLLKATKPIILYYLEDIATSVVRINQEKNILTFEPVKDIWSVRNKINQISISFGDLFRETL encoded by the coding sequence ATGACACTCCGACTTCTTAATGATTTTGTTAAGGATAAGCTTTTTGGGGAAACAGTATTGGTAGAGAACAATTCTTACCTTGGGGTTGAGACCCTTCTTTTCGTAATATTCAAACTTGGGGAAGAGCTAAATGTACCAATACTTGTCGAAGATGTTCTTGACACGTTCTCCATATACAAAAAACACTTAGAGATGCTGGGATTAAAAACGCCTGAGAACATCAAAATTTTGAAAATTGGGGGAAGTGAAGAAGGAAAGGGAGTTGTTAAGAGAATCCCATTTGACTTCGACATTTCAAGGTATCTTCTAGAATATGGCAAAAGTTTTGAGGATGTGTCACCAAAGGAAAAATTTATAGACTTAGTCTTTGGTTTGGATAGATTTTTTATCTTAATTGATAATTTAATTGATACAGCAAAGCTTCTTAACTCAATTAAAAATTACATACACAATGAGAACAGGACAGCCTTCTACTTTATTGAAGCTAATCTCTTGAAAGCAACAAAACCAATAATCCTATACTACTTAGAGGATATTGCTACCTCAGTAGTTAGGATAAACCAAGAAAAGAATATACTAACATTTGAGCCAGTTAAGGACATTTGGAGCGTAAGGAACAAGATTAACCAGATTTCAATTTCTTTTGGAGACCTCTTCAGAGAAACTTTGTAA